CTAACCACTGCCCACCATTTTTAGTAAACAAGGTAACCGGTATTTTTTTGCCTTCATAATTTCTTATCAAGCCCGCAACGATTTTCGCCATATATTGTAGTGAAAAATCTTTATAATCTCGCGGTGACAAAACGCCGCCCCAAGTATCAAAAATCATCACTGACTGTGCGCCAGCCGCTATTTGACCATTTAAATAGGCGATAACAGAATCGGCTAATTTATCTAGCAGGGTATGTAATATTTGTGGCTCAGAAAATGCCATTTTTTTAATTTTAGTAAATGCCTTAGAGCTTCCCCCTTCCACCATGTAAGTCGCTAATGTCCACGGACTACCTGAAAAACCAATCAGTGGAACTTCACCTTTTAACTCACGACGGATGGTGCGCACCGCGTTCATAACGTACTGCAATTCACCTTCAGGATCTGGCATGATTAAATGGTCGACATCTTTTTTACAACGAATAGGGCGTTCGAATTTAGGCCCCTCTCCCTCTGAAAAATAGAGCCCCAGCCCCATCGCATCAGGAATCGTTAATATATCTGAAAATAAAATAGCGGCATCGAGTTCAAAACGGCGTAATGGTTGCAATGTCACTTCACAGGCAAGATCAGCATTGCGACATAGCGACATGAAATCGCCAGCTTCTGCTCGTGTTGCTTTATATTCAGGCAAATATCTCCCCGCTTGGCGCATCATCCAAACAGGTGTTTTATCGACAGGTTGCTTTAATAACGCACGAATATAGCGATCATTTTTTAATTCAGTCATACAACTTTTATTCCATTATAAAATTGGATTTAATATTTTCGAGATGTTAACACTTTTAACATCTTTTTTTACAAAAAATCAAGAAATCGATAACGCTAATCAATATCCGTAATTATCTTTGTAATTAATTTTCTTGCTAACGTCCCTGTATTAGGTAGTTCAGGCAAATTATCAATATCGTACCAGTCAGCACTACAAAGCTCTTT
This window of the Psychromonas sp. MME1 genome carries:
- the hemE gene encoding uroporphyrinogen decarboxylase, which encodes MTELKNDRYIRALLKQPVDKTPVWMMRQAGRYLPEYKATRAEAGDFMSLCRNADLACEVTLQPLRRFELDAAILFSDILTIPDAMGLGLYFSEGEGPKFERPIRCKKDVDHLIMPDPEGELQYVMNAVRTIRRELKGEVPLIGFSGSPWTLATYMVEGGSSKAFTKIKKMAFSEPQILHTLLDKLADSVIAYLNGQIAAGAQSVMIFDTWGGVLSPRDYKDFSLQYMAKIVAGLIRNYEGKKIPVTLFTKNGGQWLESIADTGCDGIGLDWTIDMAEAKARVGSRVALQGNMDPSMLYASPQRIRQEVAEILKGFGNGSGHVFNLGHGIHLDVPPENAKVFVDAVHELSQPYHL